The Kangiella marina genome window below encodes:
- a CDS encoding choice-of-anchor B family protein produces the protein MKKILLLGLSAISLALIPTTPTLAHSGAHPVRYVAVDGVDQGNCSTPSEPCASISYAVNESSKGDKIYVASGKYFAQEMDIFYLLNDMVAVKGGFSQANGYKKQLPEKHVTTIVGLPAEYRDQLSKKGFRLLQDTKGNTEFREKPEYLDMLDRYRKVNATSKQQIACTNGSADDFPCYQIDLISQFSLASLSTTPSSASDIWGYVDLNNNREYAVMGLVNGTTVIDVTDADNPSEVGTISGVSSTWRDVKVYQYLDNDTGSHKAYAYVTTEGQGGLQVIDLSDAPNSINLVNTIDVFQTAHNVYLGNIDYTNGMALDGHEPYLYIAGSNLGNGSYRVFDLVDPENPALITTPESTGYVHDATNMIISDSRTSQCANGHNPCELFIDFNENTVDIWDTTDKTSPTRISSTPYNGASYTHSGWYSQDKNYVFIQDELDERNLGVNTRLYVMDIRDLTAPQVVGRYEGQTRAIDHNGFTLGDKYYMSNYKRGLTVLDVADPTQPKEIAFFDTYPIPEANDPQFDGAWGTFPYLPSGNILVSDISNGLFVLKDNSSIGDDGPGAIQPDPPTTPPEDNDSGGGGGPIQLALLLLLLGTLLTRRYNESHH, from the coding sequence ATGAAAAAAATACTATTACTAGGCTTGTCAGCTATATCTTTAGCTTTGATTCCCACCACACCGACCCTCGCCCACAGTGGCGCGCACCCGGTACGGTACGTTGCCGTCGATGGCGTTGACCAAGGCAATTGCTCAACACCGAGTGAGCCTTGCGCCTCGATCAGCTATGCCGTTAATGAATCGAGCAAAGGCGATAAAATTTACGTTGCATCGGGTAAATATTTCGCACAAGAAATGGACATTTTTTACTTACTGAACGATATGGTCGCAGTCAAAGGCGGGTTCTCCCAAGCAAATGGCTATAAGAAGCAACTCCCTGAGAAGCACGTCACCACCATTGTCGGCCTTCCCGCAGAATATCGCGACCAACTGAGCAAAAAGGGCTTTCGTTTACTGCAAGACACTAAAGGCAATACTGAGTTTCGTGAAAAGCCAGAGTATCTCGACATGCTAGACCGCTATCGCAAAGTAAATGCCACTAGCAAGCAGCAAATCGCTTGTACCAACGGCAGTGCCGACGACTTTCCTTGCTATCAAATTGACCTTATCTCACAGTTTTCCTTAGCGTCATTAAGCACGACCCCATCCAGCGCCAGTGATATTTGGGGCTATGTCGATCTCAATAATAATCGCGAGTATGCGGTTATGGGGCTGGTGAATGGGACGACCGTTATTGATGTCACTGATGCCGATAATCCCTCGGAAGTTGGCACCATCTCAGGCGTTAGTAGTACCTGGCGCGACGTTAAAGTGTATCAATACCTTGATAACGATACAGGCAGCCATAAAGCCTACGCTTACGTCACCACGGAAGGGCAAGGTGGCTTACAGGTTATCGATCTCAGCGATGCCCCGAACAGTATCAATCTGGTCAACACCATTGATGTGTTCCAAACGGCTCATAACGTGTATTTAGGCAACATTGATTACACCAACGGCATGGCGCTGGATGGACACGAACCTTATCTGTATATCGCTGGCTCTAACCTTGGCAATGGCTCATACCGGGTATTTGATTTGGTCGATCCTGAAAATCCAGCTTTGATTACCACACCTGAGTCAACGGGTTATGTCCACGATGCGACTAACATGATCATTAGCGACAGTCGCACCAGTCAGTGTGCCAACGGCCACAACCCTTGTGAGCTGTTTATCGACTTCAACGAAAATACGGTCGATATTTGGGACACCACCGACAAGACTTCACCCACTCGTATCAGTAGCACGCCTTACAATGGCGCCAGCTATACCCACTCGGGCTGGTACTCACAAGACAAGAATTACGTGTTCATTCAGGATGAGCTCGACGAACGTAATCTCGGCGTCAATACTCGCCTCTACGTCATGGACATTCGTGACTTAACCGCTCCCCAAGTGGTTGGTCGCTACGAGGGACAAACTCGTGCCATCGATCACAACGGATTCACACTGGGCGATAAGTATTACATGTCCAATTATAAGCGCGGGCTGACAGTTCTTGATGTCGCCGATCCAACACAGCCGAAAGAGATTGCGTTCTTTGACACTTATCCGATCCCCGAAGCCAATGATCCCCAGTTTGACGGAGCATGGGGAACCTTCCCATATTTACCGAGTGGCAATATCTTGGTCAGCGATATTTCTAATGGTTTATTTGTCCTAAAAGACAACAGCAGTATTGGTGATGATGGCCCAGGAGCCATTCAGCCCGATCCACCAACAACACCGCCAGAAGATAACGACTCAGGTGGCGGCGGTGGCCCGATTCAGCTGGCCTTACTGTTACTGTTGCTTGGGACCCTCTTGACTCGTCGTTATAACGAGTCGCACCACTAA
- a CDS encoding DUF4382 domain-containing protein yields the protein MNKLLKLSVLATSVTLALVACKSNDPEEGKLAVAVTDAPVDGAEAVVVQFTGIEIQGVGGRQSFDFATPKTIDLLELTGDESLELLPATDLVAGEYQWMRLKVNAERGVTDSYIDINGARYSLFVPSGNQSGLKLNRPFVIAAGGLTDFTIDFDLRKSVHEPQNDAEDYYLRPTLRIVDNAEVGHINGMIDPNLINAEGCTDSSAVYLFAGADAEVDDVDANEPEPITTGLVDVNNDGDYVYEIGFVLAGDYTLGFTCEAANDDPETDDVINFTTQNVTVAADGTVTVDF from the coding sequence ATGAATAAATTATTAAAATTAAGTGTTTTAGCGACGAGTGTAACTTTGGCATTAGTAGCCTGTAAGTCAAATGATCCTGAAGAAGGTAAATTAGCGGTAGCCGTTACCGATGCTCCAGTTGATGGTGCTGAGGCGGTTGTGGTTCAGTTTACTGGTATTGAAATCCAAGGTGTTGGTGGTCGACAAAGCTTTGACTTTGCGACGCCAAAAACAATCGACTTACTGGAGCTGACGGGTGATGAGTCGTTAGAGTTATTACCAGCAACGGATCTGGTTGCAGGTGAATACCAGTGGATGCGCTTGAAGGTCAATGCCGAGCGTGGTGTGACGGATTCATACATTGATATCAATGGTGCCCGTTACTCGTTATTTGTACCAAGCGGTAACCAATCAGGTTTAAAACTAAACCGTCCCTTCGTGATCGCTGCGGGTGGCTTAACAGACTTCACCATCGACTTTGACTTACGTAAGTCGGTACATGAGCCGCAAAATGATGCCGAAGACTATTACTTACGTCCAACGCTGAGGATTGTTGATAACGCTGAGGTGGGTCATATTAACGGTATGATCGACCCTAACCTAATCAACGCTGAAGGTTGTACTGATTCAAGTGCTGTATATCTCTTTGCTGGTGCAGATGCGGAAGTGGATGATGTTGACGCTAACGAACCTGAGCCAATCACGACAGGTCTGGTTGACGTGAATAATGATGGAGACTATGTCTATGAGATTGGTTTCGTTCTAGCGGGTGACTACACGTTAGGCTTTACTTGTGAAGCCGCAAACGATGATCCTGAAACGGATGATGTGATTAATTTCACGACACAGAACGTGACAGTGGCAGCAGACGGAACGGTAACGGTAGACTTCTAA
- a CDS encoding RNA polymerase sigma factor — translation MTIESLPPEDELVERLKNNDVQLFERVVKAYHSAMYGVAYSIAGQSIADEVVQEAWVSAINAIHKFEGRSALKSWLIRITANEAKTRLRKESRSVSLDAVDENWATDTRFTQQGHWAEGNPEWDISSPDDLLAADELQDCVKKHMVKLPDNQQQIINLRDVGGLDMDTICNILDITASNARVLLHRARDKMQQVVARFQRTGEC, via the coding sequence GTGACGATTGAATCATTACCACCAGAAGACGAGTTAGTTGAACGACTCAAAAATAATGATGTTCAACTGTTCGAGCGCGTAGTCAAAGCATACCACTCGGCGATGTATGGTGTCGCATATTCCATAGCGGGGCAATCTATCGCTGATGAGGTGGTGCAAGAAGCTTGGGTTTCGGCGATTAACGCCATCCATAAATTTGAAGGGCGCTCAGCGTTAAAGTCTTGGTTAATTCGAATTACTGCCAACGAAGCCAAAACTCGACTGCGCAAGGAGTCTCGTTCGGTTTCGCTGGATGCGGTTGATGAAAACTGGGCGACGGATACTCGTTTTACGCAACAAGGCCATTGGGCGGAAGGCAATCCAGAGTGGGATATTTCATCGCCCGATGATTTGCTGGCAGCCGATGAACTTCAAGATTGTGTCAAGAAGCACATGGTCAAACTGCCTGATAATCAACAACAAATCATAAATTTAAGGGATGTTGGTGGGTTGGATATGGACACAATTTGTAACATCCTAGACATTACTGCATCTAATGCTCGAGTTTTATTGCACAGGGCAAGAGACAAAATGCAGCAGGTTGTGGC
- a CDS encoding NADP-dependent malic enzyme: MSEFFKKSLDIHKYLRGKWAIKSKVPLQNRDDLSVAYTPGVAAVSNHIAKDKNSSYLYTMKGNSVAIVSDGSAVLGLGDIGPEAALPVMEGKAILFKEFADIDGVPLVIDAESVEEIVTTVKTIAPTFGGINLEDIAAPKCFEIEEALQDIGIPVFHDDQHGTAIVLLAALINACKVTGKNIEELKVVINGAGAAGTAIAKLLRCVGHDEAACIPVEDVLVCDSKGIISPDRDNLNHEKIKILAYTNRHNRNGDLRDALRDADVFIGVSKGNLLNGDDIRLMNTDPIILAMANPIPEIMPDEAKAAGASVVGTGRSDFPNQVNNVLAFPGIFRGALEARATRITEAMKIAAAHALANSVNNLSADHVLPDPLNRNVAQKVAEAVREQAIKDNVQRPL, encoded by the coding sequence ATGAGCGAGTTTTTTAAGAAGTCTTTAGATATCCACAAATACTTACGCGGAAAGTGGGCAATCAAGAGTAAAGTCCCTCTACAAAACCGTGACGATCTTTCTGTTGCCTACACCCCGGGTGTTGCCGCAGTATCCAACCATATCGCCAAAGATAAAAATTCCAGCTATCTCTACACCATGAAAGGTAATTCTGTCGCCATCGTTTCTGACGGCTCGGCAGTGCTTGGACTTGGTGATATTGGTCCTGAAGCTGCACTTCCCGTGATGGAAGGTAAAGCGATTTTATTCAAAGAGTTCGCCGATATTGATGGCGTGCCTCTGGTGATTGACGCGGAATCGGTTGAAGAAATCGTGACCACCGTAAAAACTATCGCACCAACTTTTGGTGGAATTAACCTAGAAGATATCGCTGCTCCAAAATGCTTCGAGATTGAAGAGGCATTACAAGACATTGGTATTCCAGTCTTTCATGATGACCAGCATGGTACAGCGATCGTGTTGCTTGCGGCACTGATCAACGCTTGTAAAGTGACCGGCAAAAACATCGAAGAACTTAAAGTTGTTATCAATGGCGCGGGCGCTGCGGGAACTGCCATTGCCAAATTATTGCGCTGTGTTGGTCATGACGAAGCCGCCTGTATTCCTGTGGAAGATGTGTTGGTTTGCGATTCGAAGGGGATCATTTCGCCTGATCGCGATAACCTTAATCATGAAAAAATTAAGATCTTAGCTTATACCAATCGTCACAACCGCAACGGTGACCTGCGTGATGCGCTGCGTGATGCAGACGTCTTTATTGGCGTTTCAAAGGGTAATTTGTTGAACGGCGACGATATCAGGCTAATGAATACGGATCCGATTATTTTAGCGATGGCGAACCCGATTCCTGAAATTATGCCCGATGAAGCGAAAGCTGCTGGTGCCTCAGTCGTCGGTACTGGTCGTAGCGACTTCCCGAATCAGGTCAATAATGTATTAGCTTTCCCTGGTATTTTCCGTGGAGCCCTTGAAGCGCGAGCGACCCGCATCACTGAAGCAATGAAAATTGCAGCAGCGCATGCTTTGGCAAATTCAGTCAATAACTTGTCAGCTGACCACGTTTTACCGGATCCATTGAACCGCAACGTGGCACAAAAAGTTGCTGAAGCGGTGCGCGAACAAGCTATCAAAGATAACGTCCAACGTCCTCTGTAA
- a CDS encoding DoxX family protein, translating to MSNLATKYHKFQTCVCHYLKHFDGIPPLLFRILLFFPLYEAGSRKFANFSATSDWFASLGMPMPDVMTFLAASAEMIGGIFILVGFATRWAAIPLMITMLVAALAVHWDNGWYAIAQSSDPEVGKRLDMARSILKEYGNYGWLTEKGGIAILQNGIEFAATYFIMLASLFFTGGGRYFSVDYWLGKAFPKAE from the coding sequence ATGAGCAACTTAGCAACCAAATACCACAAGTTCCAAACTTGTGTCTGCCATTACTTAAAGCACTTTGATGGTATTCCACCGCTATTATTTCGTATTTTATTGTTTTTCCCACTCTACGAAGCGGGCTCACGTAAATTTGCCAACTTTTCAGCAACATCAGACTGGTTCGCCAGCTTAGGCATGCCAATGCCTGACGTCATGACGTTTCTGGCTGCAAGCGCAGAAATGATCGGCGGTATTTTTATCCTGGTTGGCTTTGCGACGCGATGGGCCGCCATCCCGCTGATGATCACCATGTTGGTCGCGGCGTTAGCGGTGCATTGGGACAATGGTTGGTACGCCATCGCCCAGTCGTCTGATCCAGAAGTTGGTAAGCGCTTGGATATGGCGCGCAGTATCTTAAAAGAATACGGTAACTATGGCTGGTTAACGGAAAAAGGCGGCATCGCTATTTTGCAAAATGGTATTGAGTTTGCTGCGACCTACTTCATCATGTTGGCGTCGCTGTTCTTTACCGGTGGTGGCCGTTACTTCTCGGTCGATTATTGGCTCGGGAAAGCATTTCCTAAAGCAGAGTAA
- a CDS encoding FMN-binding glutamate synthase family protein — MAFTKTVLNWIGLFFVLGLTILLVIAAVVFIIDKTQKTHAIRRNFPVIGRFRYWFEHLGEFFRQYFFAMDREEMPFNRAERNWAYRAAKNVSRTLAFGSTRNLSPTGTVMFLNDQFPTLEKNAVEAQPLLIGPYCRTPYLAKSFFNISGMSYGSLSKVAVQALAKGAAKAGCWINTGEGGLSPHHLVAGGDVVFQIGTAKYGVRDETGCLDDDRLKDVCSHQQVKMIELKLAQGAKPGKGGILPGRKVTAEIAAIRHIPEGEDSISPNGHPEINNVSDLLDMINHIRDITGKPVGFKTVIGTDGFLFDLCEAIHQRGIESAPDFITIDSADGGSGAAPQPLFDYVGLTIKESLPMVLNVLHKQGLRDRIKVICSGKMINPSGVAWALAMGADFALSARGFMFALGCIQALQCNKNTCPTGVTTHDPDLQKGLVVPDKAERVYHYHKNMVKAVGMIAHSCGVAEPRGLKRHHVRVVTETGLSTPLDKIHPYQESSIPTKKL; from the coding sequence ATGGCCTTCACTAAAACCGTCCTTAACTGGATCGGGCTCTTTTTTGTGTTGGGTCTAACCATACTGTTAGTCATTGCTGCTGTCGTATTTATTATTGATAAAACCCAAAAGACACACGCCATTCGTCGAAATTTCCCCGTTATTGGTCGCTTTCGCTATTGGTTCGAACATTTAGGCGAGTTTTTTCGTCAGTATTTTTTCGCCATGGATCGCGAGGAAATGCCGTTCAACCGTGCCGAGCGTAACTGGGCCTACCGCGCCGCCAAAAATGTAAGTCGCACTCTAGCATTTGGCTCGACTCGAAACCTCAGTCCGACTGGAACGGTGATGTTCTTAAATGATCAGTTCCCTACTCTTGAGAAAAATGCGGTTGAAGCGCAACCTCTTCTTATAGGCCCTTACTGCAGAACACCGTATCTCGCAAAAAGCTTTTTCAATATATCCGGCATGAGTTACGGCTCGTTATCCAAAGTCGCCGTTCAGGCATTAGCAAAAGGAGCAGCCAAGGCCGGATGCTGGATCAACACTGGCGAAGGCGGCTTGTCGCCCCACCATTTAGTTGCCGGCGGGGATGTGGTGTTTCAAATAGGTACGGCGAAATACGGCGTTCGTGATGAGACAGGCTGCTTGGATGACGACAGACTCAAGGATGTTTGCTCCCATCAACAGGTTAAAATGATCGAACTCAAACTGGCCCAAGGCGCTAAGCCGGGTAAAGGCGGCATACTTCCGGGTCGTAAAGTTACTGCTGAAATTGCCGCGATTCGTCACATTCCTGAGGGCGAGGACTCGATCAGTCCTAATGGTCATCCTGAAATCAATAATGTCAGCGATTTATTGGATATGATCAATCACATACGCGACATCACTGGTAAGCCCGTTGGTTTTAAAACGGTTATTGGTACTGACGGCTTTTTGTTTGACCTGTGTGAAGCGATCCACCAACGCGGCATTGAGTCAGCTCCAGACTTCATCACCATCGATAGCGCCGACGGTGGCTCAGGCGCCGCGCCTCAACCCTTGTTTGACTATGTCGGTCTAACCATTAAAGAAAGCTTACCGATGGTTCTTAACGTGCTTCACAAACAAGGACTCCGCGATCGTATCAAAGTCATCTGCTCAGGCAAGATGATCAATCCATCGGGTGTGGCGTGGGCACTGGCGATGGGAGCTGACTTCGCATTGTCTGCACGCGGATTTATGTTTGCTTTAGGCTGCATCCAAGCGCTACAGTGTAATAAGAATACTTGCCCGACTGGCGTCACGACCCATGATCCGGACTTACAAAAGGGATTGGTTGTGCCTGACAAAGCTGAACGGGTGTACCATTACCATAAGAATATGGTTAAAGCTGTGGGTATGATCGCCCACTCCTGCGGCGTTGCTGAACCACGAGGATTGAAACGTCATCATGTCAGAGTTGTAACAGAAACGGGGTTATCGACTCCTTTAGATAAGATACACCCTTATCAAGAAAGCAGTATTCCGACTAAAAAGCTCTAA
- a CDS encoding alpha/beta hydrolase has product MARLLRASVLTVVLAMMSGLLIANVEQPAIPLQSHLVEVNGHQLHLHQKGKNTEAPLLVLLSGPTDNWHSDSAWWIVAQDVLAENYQTVAIDRAGQAWSQRIDAPSYQQFAKDVEALLLGDFVVEDNRRLIFVAFASSNLTLNSLLTNTAVLARTEGVVLIDPDVLTQHSINHYTSETDRYKEGWQGLEDYIRSGKYDQRIEQKLVAEREHLNSIIPSEHVERMDWEYYDAVEMIRGAREYQVHKFLEASGYREDLLTAKQSPLPAELPLIILDTDFESAYLETLDDEAVKASIAKWRQEGIEWYFELAQKSQCGAYWPVATQEHLLMMTQPELIEQAIRKVQACSEGS; this is encoded by the coding sequence ATGGCTAGGTTATTACGCGCATCTGTACTGACGGTTGTGCTGGCAATGATGTCAGGACTCCTGATTGCAAACGTTGAGCAGCCGGCGATACCGCTACAGAGTCATTTGGTTGAGGTGAATGGTCATCAACTACACCTGCATCAAAAAGGGAAAAACACGGAAGCGCCACTGTTAGTCTTATTATCTGGGCCGACGGATAACTGGCACAGCGATAGTGCTTGGTGGATTGTGGCGCAAGATGTGCTCGCGGAGAACTATCAAACTGTCGCTATTGACCGCGCAGGTCAGGCTTGGTCGCAAAGGATTGACGCCCCTTCGTATCAGCAATTCGCCAAGGATGTTGAGGCGTTGTTACTCGGTGATTTTGTGGTGGAAGACAATCGAAGGCTCATCTTTGTCGCTTTCGCCAGCTCAAATCTGACGCTCAACAGCTTGCTAACGAATACTGCGGTATTAGCGCGCACCGAAGGCGTGGTACTGATTGACCCTGATGTGTTAACCCAACACTCGATTAACCACTACACCAGTGAAACCGATCGCTACAAAGAGGGGTGGCAGGGGCTGGAAGACTATATCCGGTCGGGGAAATATGATCAGCGGATCGAGCAGAAGTTAGTCGCTGAGCGAGAGCATCTAAACAGTATTATTCCGAGCGAGCATGTTGAACGAATGGACTGGGAATATTATGACGCAGTGGAAATGATTCGAGGCGCACGAGAGTACCAAGTGCATAAGTTTTTAGAAGCGAGCGGCTATCGAGAAGATTTATTAACGGCTAAACAATCACCACTTCCGGCTGAGCTGCCCTTGATCATTTTGGACACCGATTTTGAAAGTGCTTATCTCGAAACTTTGGATGATGAAGCGGTCAAAGCATCAATCGCCAAGTGGCGCCAAGAAGGTATCGAGTGGTATTTTGAGCTGGCCCAAAAAAGCCAATGCGGAGCTTACTGGCCGGTGGCTACCCAAGAGCATCTATTAATGATGACTCAGCCAGAGTTAATTGAGCAGGCCATCCGTAAGGTGCAGGCCTGCTCAGAAGGTTCTTAA